In Streptosporangiales bacterium, a single window of DNA contains:
- a CDS encoding MerR family transcriptional regulator, giving the protein MRIGELAERAGITTRALRHYENGGLLSARRTTNGYRSYDESDLRVVEQIRALVDIGFSLDETRPFVECLREGNDAGDSCPASLHAYRQKMRELETCIARLQEVHARLGQQLQDALVRHGVGAPDPACAYFPPKEQA; this is encoded by the coding sequence ATGCGGATAGGAGAGCTGGCCGAGCGCGCGGGTATCACGACCCGTGCGTTGCGGCACTACGAGAACGGCGGGCTCCTGTCGGCCAGGCGTACGACCAACGGCTACCGCAGCTATGACGAGTCCGACCTCCGCGTGGTCGAACAGATCCGGGCGCTGGTGGACATCGGGTTCTCGCTCGACGAGACCCGCCCGTTCGTCGAGTGCCTGCGTGAGGGCAACGACGCCGGCGACTCGTGCCCCGCTTCGCTGCACGCCTACCGGCAGAAGATGCGGGAGCTGGAGACGTGCATCGCCAGGCTGCAGGAGGTGCACGCCAGGCTGGGCCAGCAGCTGCAGGACGCGCTCGTACGCCACGGCGTCGGCGCCCCCGACCCCGCGTGCGCCTACTTCCCACCGAAGGAGCAAGCATGA
- a CDS encoding thiol reductase thioredoxin: MTTASSEGTVEIVDVTEATFAELVLRSGTPVLVEFWGRGCAPCRMLAPILAEIAAEFAGRLRVVRVDGDYESALVIAGGVMGFPTLHLYKAGELVSSIVGVRSKARLLGALREAL; the protein is encoded by the coding sequence ATGACCACGGCCAGCAGCGAGGGCACGGTGGAGATCGTCGACGTGACCGAGGCGACGTTCGCGGAGCTCGTGCTCCGCAGCGGGACGCCGGTGCTCGTCGAGTTCTGGGGACGCGGCTGCGCGCCGTGCCGGATGCTTGCGCCGATCCTCGCGGAGATCGCCGCCGAGTTCGCCGGCCGGTTGCGGGTCGTGCGGGTGGACGGCGACTACGAGTCCGCGCTCGTCATCGCCGGCGGGGTGATGGGTTTCCCGACGCTCCACCTGTACAAGGCCGGCGAGCTGGTGTCGAGCATCGTCGGGGTCCGCTCGAAGGCCAGGCTGCTCGGTGCTCTCCGGGAGGCACTCTGA
- a CDS encoding NAD(P)-binding protein, which translates to MTDCPDAIVVGAGPNGLAAAVTLAAAGLGVRVYEGAPEIGGGCRTSALTSPGFVHDVCSAVHPMAVASPFFRAFDLTARVDLRVPEVAYAHPLDGGRAGVVLGSVADTAARLGPDADAYRRIFRPLVASATELSELLLAPPLRRLPTDPGGAAALAAAMLRLTGRGVPRTFRTEEARGLFTGAAAHAVQPLRRLATAPFGLLLTMLAHTTGWPMPRGGSRAITDALAAALRSLGGEIRVGEPVRDLRELPRARAVLLDLAPKQFLALAGGRLPAWYAAAVHRFRPGAGVCKVDYALSEPVPWAAAECRRAGTVHVGGRWAEVDQAMADVVGGRHPQRPFVLAAQPSLVDDSRAPAGRHVLWAYCTVPPGSDVDVSDRIDAQLERFAPGFRDVVVDRAVRTAVDYERYNPAYVDGDFTGGAATVRQLLFRPVPQWDPYRTPLPSVFLCSSSTSPGAGVHGMCGFQAAKSALRHRFGVRRAPELGGVGR; encoded by the coding sequence ATGACGGACTGCCCGGATGCGATCGTGGTCGGTGCCGGCCCGAACGGGCTGGCCGCCGCGGTGACGCTGGCGGCCGCGGGACTCGGTGTCCGCGTCTACGAGGGCGCCCCTGAGATCGGTGGCGGATGCCGGACGAGCGCGCTCACCTCGCCCGGGTTCGTGCACGACGTCTGCTCCGCGGTGCACCCGATGGCCGTCGCGTCGCCGTTCTTCCGCGCGTTCGACCTCACCGCACGCGTCGACCTGCGGGTGCCCGAGGTGGCGTACGCCCATCCGCTCGACGGCGGCCGCGCCGGGGTGGTGCTCGGCTCGGTGGCGGACACGGCGGCGCGGCTGGGGCCGGACGCGGACGCGTACCGCCGCATCTTCCGGCCGCTTGTGGCGTCCGCGACCGAGCTGAGTGAGCTGCTGCTCGCGCCGCCGCTTCGCCGGCTGCCGACCGACCCTGGCGGCGCCGCGGCGCTGGCGGCCGCGATGTTGCGGCTGACCGGCCGGGGCGTGCCCCGCACCTTCCGCACCGAGGAGGCCCGCGGCCTGTTCACCGGCGCCGCGGCGCACGCGGTGCAGCCACTGCGCCGGCTGGCCACCGCGCCGTTCGGGCTGCTGCTCACGATGCTTGCGCACACCACCGGGTGGCCGATGCCGCGCGGCGGCAGCCGGGCCATCACCGACGCGCTGGCCGCCGCGCTGCGCAGCCTCGGCGGTGAGATACGCGTCGGCGAGCCGGTGCGGGACCTGCGGGAGCTGCCGCGCGCGCGAGCCGTGCTGCTCGACCTGGCGCCGAAGCAGTTCCTCGCCCTTGCCGGCGGCCGACTGCCGGCGTGGTACGCGGCCGCCGTACACCGTTTCCGGCCGGGTGCGGGCGTGTGCAAGGTCGACTACGCGCTGTCCGAGCCGGTGCCGTGGGCGGCGGCGGAGTGCCGCCGTGCCGGCACCGTGCACGTGGGCGGGCGCTGGGCCGAGGTCGACCAGGCGATGGCCGACGTGGTCGGCGGCCGGCACCCGCAGCGCCCGTTCGTCCTCGCCGCCCAGCCGAGCCTGGTCGACGACTCGCGGGCACCGGCCGGCCGCCACGTGCTGTGGGCGTACTGCACCGTGCCCCCTGGCTCGGACGTGGACGTCTCCGACCGCATCGACGCCCAGCTCGAACGGTTCGCCCCCGGCTTCCGCGACGTCGTCGTCGACCGGGCCGTCCGTACGGCGGTCGACTACGAGCGCTACAACCCGGCGTACGTCGACGGCGACTTCACCGGCGGCGCAGCCACCGTGCGGCAGCTGCTCTTCCGGCCGGTGCCGCAGTGGGACCCCTACCGCACCCCGCTGCCCTCGGTCTTCCTCTGCTCGTCGTCCACGTCCCCGGGTGCGGGGGTGCACGGTATGTGCGGCTTCCAGGCGGCGAAGTCGGCGCTGCGGCACCGGTTCGGCGTCCGCCGTGCCCCCGAGCTGGGCGGCGTCGGCCGCTGA
- a CDS encoding UDP-N-acetylglucosamine 1-carboxyvinyltransferase: MSEERELQSTDYLRKVGILIRDARKHGGWTQAQLAEAIGTSQSAINRIENGHQNVSLEMLARISEAVDSEIVSLGHAGTMHLRVVGGRRLSGSINVKTSKNAGVALLCAAMLNKGRTTLRKVARIEEVNRIVEVLTSIGVKIRWLNEDNDLEIVPPEQFDLANMDVEAARRTRSIIMFLGPLMHTEEKFELPYAGGCKLGARTVEPHMTALRPFGLEVKATSGSYHAEVDRTIRPTRPIVLTERGDTVTENALLAAAGREGVTVIRNASPNYMVQDLCFFLDALGVRIEGIGTTALTVHGVGQIDFDVDYAPSEDPIEAMSLITAAIVTDSKITIKRAPIEFLEIELALLEEMGLSYERSDEYPAANGRTRLVDLTIHPSVLKAPIDKIHPMPFPGLNIDNLPFFALIAATAHGSTLIHDWVYENRALYFTELTKLGASVTLLDPHRVYVEGPTHWSAAEVMCPAALRPAVVTLLAMLAARGTSVLRNVYVINRGYEQLAERLNLLGARIGVFRDI; this comes from the coding sequence GTGTCCGAGGAACGAGAACTCCAGTCCACCGACTACCTGCGCAAAGTCGGCATCCTGATCCGCGATGCCCGCAAGCACGGCGGGTGGACGCAGGCCCAGCTGGCCGAGGCCATCGGCACCAGCCAGAGTGCGATCAACCGGATCGAGAACGGCCACCAGAACGTCAGCCTCGAGATGCTGGCGCGGATCAGTGAGGCGGTGGACTCGGAGATCGTCTCGCTCGGGCACGCCGGCACCATGCATCTACGGGTCGTCGGCGGCCGCCGGCTGTCCGGCAGCATCAACGTGAAGACGAGCAAGAACGCCGGTGTCGCGCTGCTGTGCGCCGCGATGCTGAACAAGGGCCGCACGACGTTGCGCAAGGTCGCCAGGATCGAAGAGGTCAACCGGATCGTCGAGGTGCTGACCAGCATCGGCGTGAAGATCCGCTGGCTGAACGAGGACAACGACCTGGAGATCGTGCCGCCGGAGCAGTTCGACCTGGCGAACATGGACGTGGAGGCGGCGCGCCGCACCAGGAGCATCATCATGTTCCTCGGCCCGCTGATGCACACCGAGGAGAAGTTCGAGCTGCCGTACGCCGGCGGCTGCAAGCTCGGTGCGCGTACCGTCGAGCCGCACATGACGGCGCTGCGGCCGTTCGGCCTCGAGGTCAAGGCGACGTCGGGCAGCTACCACGCGGAGGTGGACCGGACGATACGGCCGACGCGGCCGATCGTGCTGACCGAGCGGGGCGACACCGTCACCGAGAACGCGCTGCTGGCCGCGGCCGGTCGCGAGGGCGTCACGGTGATCCGCAACGCCAGCCCGAACTACATGGTGCAGGACCTCTGCTTCTTCCTCGACGCACTCGGGGTGAGGATCGAGGGCATCGGCACCACCGCGCTCACCGTGCACGGCGTCGGCCAGATCGACTTCGACGTCGACTATGCACCGTCCGAGGACCCGATCGAGGCGATGAGCCTGATCACCGCCGCGATCGTCACCGACTCGAAGATCACCATCAAGCGGGCGCCGATCGAGTTCCTTGAGATCGAGCTGGCGCTGCTCGAGGAGATGGGCCTCAGCTACGAGCGCAGCGACGAGTACCCGGCGGCGAACGGCCGTACCCGGCTGGTCGACCTCACCATCCACCCGTCGGTGCTGAAGGCGCCGATCGACAAGATCCACCCGATGCCGTTCCCCGGCCTGAACATCGACAACCTGCCGTTCTTCGCGCTCATCGCCGCGACCGCACACGGTTCCACGCTGATCCACGACTGGGTGTACGAGAACCGCGCGCTCTACTTCACCGAGCTCACCAAGCTCGGCGCGAGCGTCACCCTCCTCGACCCGCACCGGGTGTACGTGGAGGGCCCGACGCACTGGTCGGCCGCCGAGGTGATGTGTCCCGCCGCCCTGCGTCCCGCGGTGGTCACGCTGCTCGCCATGCTCGCCGCCCGCGGTACGTCGGTGCTGCGCAACGTCTACGTGATCAACCGCGGCTACGAGCAGCTGGCGGAGCGGCTGAACCTGCTCGGCGCCAGGATCGGGGTCTTCCGCGACATCTGA
- a CDS encoding cupin domain-containing protein, whose product MVEAGDTLHQGETDTMVFHTTGADSDGEYLEVETTYGPMGELRPPMHYHPHQVELFQVLDRELTFDLDRELRTVAAGDELTIPRRQPHMAWNAGSQPVRFRWRTTPALRTENMFETMWGLVEAGTMGRHGQPRPPFLQSVLLMWTYRQEFRLTSPPYPVAAAVGCVLAVPARALGYRA is encoded by the coding sequence GTGGTCGAGGCGGGAGACACGCTGCACCAGGGCGAGACCGACACGATGGTGTTCCACACGACCGGCGCGGACAGCGACGGTGAGTACCTCGAGGTGGAGACGACGTACGGGCCGATGGGCGAGCTGCGGCCGCCCATGCACTACCACCCGCACCAGGTCGAGCTGTTCCAGGTGCTCGACAGGGAGCTGACGTTCGACCTCGACCGCGAGCTCCGTACCGTGGCTGCCGGCGACGAGCTGACGATCCCCCGCCGGCAGCCGCACATGGCGTGGAACGCGGGCTCGCAGCCGGTGCGCTTCCGCTGGCGCACGACGCCCGCGCTGCGTACGGAGAACATGTTCGAGACGATGTGGGGGTTGGTCGAGGCCGGCACCATGGGCAGGCACGGGCAGCCGCGCCCGCCGTTCCTGCAGTCGGTGCTGCTGATGTGGACGTACCGGCAGGAGTTCCGGCTCACCTCGCCGCCCTACCCCGTCGCCGCGGCCGTGGGCTGCGTGCTGGCCGTGCCCGCGCGCGCTCTCGGCTACCGGGCCTGA
- a CDS encoding TIGR03618 family F420-dependent PPOX class oxidoreductase, whose translation MTATTIPEDYRDLLERPLVGDLATVRPDGTPQVNAMWFKWDGEHLLFTHVVTRQKHRNVEANPAVAFSVIDPDNPYRHLEVRGVVERLDPDPRGDLYVELAQRYGAPWGTKPPKDAADRAVLVVRPTKTSTH comes from the coding sequence ATGACCGCCACTACGATTCCCGAGGACTACCGTGACCTGCTCGAGCGTCCGCTGGTAGGCGATCTCGCCACGGTGCGGCCGGACGGCACTCCGCAGGTGAACGCGATGTGGTTCAAGTGGGACGGTGAGCATCTCCTGTTCACCCACGTCGTCACCAGGCAGAAGCACCGCAACGTGGAGGCGAACCCGGCCGTCGCGTTCTCCGTGATCGACCCGGACAACCCGTACCGGCATCTGGAAGTACGCGGTGTGGTGGAGCGGCTTGACCCCGATCCCCGTGGCGACCTCTACGTCGAGCTGGCGCAGCGCTACGGCGCACCGTGGGGCACCAAACCGCCGAAGGACGCGGCGGACCGGGCCGTGCTCGTGGTGCGGCCGACGAAGACCAGCACGCACTGA
- a CDS encoding FCD domain-containing protein encodes MAKLDAADVTVKRPNLKQEVAKYVRDLILSGGARPGQRLDQDRIAEELGVSRLPVREALITLEGEGLVENVARHGSYVASLEPADISDQFEMYGLLSGLAAARAAIARPDGMVEQLEQIVAQMRVNTDPREHDRLNFMFHQVINKAGASRRLVAVLRTLSGSMPTHFFEHHTGRGFREQALDEHDTILEALRNGDGQAASTALIEHFTHTGKEAVQMLRENGFWDHEES; translated from the coding sequence GTGGCGAAGCTCGATGCTGCTGACGTGACCGTCAAGCGCCCCAACCTCAAGCAGGAGGTCGCCAAGTACGTCCGTGACCTGATCCTGTCCGGCGGCGCACGCCCCGGCCAGCGACTGGACCAGGACCGCATTGCCGAGGAGCTCGGCGTCAGCCGACTGCCGGTGCGCGAGGCCCTGATCACCCTCGAAGGCGAGGGGCTGGTCGAGAACGTCGCGCGGCACGGCTCGTACGTCGCGTCCCTGGAGCCGGCTGACATCAGCGACCAGTTCGAGATGTACGGGCTGCTCAGCGGCCTCGCGGCCGCCAGGGCCGCCATCGCACGACCGGACGGCATGGTCGAACAGCTCGAGCAGATCGTCGCCCAGATGCGCGTGAACACCGACCCACGCGAGCACGACCGGCTCAACTTCATGTTCCACCAGGTCATCAACAAGGCCGGAGCCTCGCGCCGGCTCGTCGCGGTGCTACGAACCCTGTCCGGCTCCATGCCGACGCACTTCTTCGAGCACCACACCGGCCGTGGCTTTCGCGAGCAGGCGCTCGACGAACACGACACCATCCTCGAGGCGCTGCGTAACGGGGACGGTCAGGCCGCGTCGACCGCGCTGATCGAGCACTTCACCCACACGGGCAAGGAAGCGGTCCAGATGCTGCGCGAGAACGGCTTCTGGGACCACGAGGAGTCGTAA
- a CDS encoding SDR family NAD(P)-dependent oxidoreductase produces MRLGLEGRTALVTGATSGIGRAVAVELATEGADVVVVGRDTTRLDKVAQDVETAGRRAWAVAADITELAGTDLVKQQVDDLGGVDVLVNNAGGTPWGGLERFDDQQWRDGLRLKPLSYVRLTRDVLPGMKPRAGAGSSTWAGWRAAPRGRTTTWAW; encoded by the coding sequence ATGCGTCTGGGGCTCGAGGGACGGACGGCGCTCGTGACGGGCGCCACGAGCGGGATCGGTCGCGCCGTCGCCGTCGAGCTGGCCACCGAGGGTGCCGACGTGGTCGTCGTCGGCAGGGACACCACCCGCCTCGACAAGGTGGCGCAGGACGTGGAGACCGCAGGCCGCCGGGCCTGGGCGGTCGCGGCCGACATCACGGAACTCGCCGGCACCGACCTGGTCAAGCAGCAGGTCGACGACCTCGGTGGCGTGGACGTCCTGGTCAACAACGCAGGCGGCACTCCGTGGGGCGGCCTGGAACGGTTCGACGACCAGCAGTGGCGGGATGGGCTGCGGCTCAAGCCGCTGTCCTACGTACGACTCACCAGGGACGTCCTGCCCGGGATGAAGCCAAGAGCTGGGGCCGGATCGTCAACGTGGGCGGGCTGGAGAGCCGCACCGCGTGGCCGGACTACAACCTGGGCATGGTGA
- a CDS encoding SDR family oxidoreductase, translating to MAGWAAAQAAVLRTTHQGRPARDEAKSWGRIVNVGGLESRTAWPDYNLGMVSAAIIQAFTKSVSDEVAKYGICVTAVHPGPVDTPRLRKKVAWANQTGQPDLTVEQHLANLAGETALGRLGTPEDIAAAVTFLASERAAFITGASLLVDGGASRSAV from the coding sequence GTGGCGGGATGGGCTGCGGCTCAAGCCGCTGTCCTACGTACGACTCACCAGGGACGTCCTGCCCGGGATGAAGCCAAGAGCTGGGGCCGGATCGTCAACGTGGGCGGGCTGGAGAGCCGCACCGCGTGGCCGGACTACAACCTGGGCATGGTGAGTGCCGCCATCATCCAGGCCTTCACCAAGTCCGTCTCCGACGAGGTCGCCAAGTACGGCATCTGTGTTACCGCCGTCCATCCGGGGCCGGTGGACACTCCTCGGCTGCGCAAGAAGGTCGCGTGGGCCAACCAGACCGGCCAGCCCGACCTCACCGTGGAGCAGCACCTCGCCAACCTCGCCGGCGAAACGGCGCTCGGCCGGTTGGGTACGCCGGAAGACATCGCCGCTGCGGTGACCTTCCTCGCGTCCGAGCGGGCCGCGTTCATCACCGGCGCCTCGCTCCTCGTCGACGGAGGCGCCAGTCGATCGGCCGTCTGA
- a CDS encoding acyl-CoA dehydrogenase has protein sequence MTSVVLDLDDTDEQRAFRSSVRAFAKRELAPRSDEAEATGKYPRELLKKAADQGLIGLTLAEELGGLGAGVRYQAIATEELAYVCAGLATGLNGLGLNLFKYASQEQRDRYLVPTLAGECTGSFAITEPDAGSDVLNMSGRAVRTADGWRITANKMYITKAPFAEYLFVVVYTDKEARRNGLSAFLVDTSTPGVTVEKMDKLGHWSMETGMVYLDCELPAEALLGEEGRGLEYVGETLELGRVNHASRSLGVARAAYDAAVAYAHDRSTFGRPINQHQAIQFKLARMLTTVRSAALHVRDAAVRVEQGQTTTGATNMAKLVASEAAVSVATDAMQVFGGMSYIMETPVQRFLRDAFLYPVSEGTSEIQLRNIARLTGIVSTTGCGH, from the coding sequence ATGACCAGCGTTGTTCTCGACCTGGACGACACCGACGAGCAACGGGCGTTCCGCAGCTCGGTCCGTGCGTTCGCCAAGCGAGAGCTCGCGCCACGCTCCGACGAAGCCGAGGCGACTGGGAAGTATCCCCGTGAGCTGCTGAAGAAGGCCGCCGACCAGGGACTGATCGGCCTCACCCTTGCCGAGGAGCTCGGCGGGCTCGGGGCCGGCGTGCGCTACCAGGCGATCGCGACGGAGGAGCTCGCCTACGTCTGCGCCGGCCTGGCTACCGGGCTCAACGGCCTCGGCCTGAACCTGTTCAAGTACGCGTCGCAGGAGCAGCGCGACAGGTACCTGGTGCCGACTTTGGCCGGCGAGTGCACGGGCTCGTTCGCGATCACCGAGCCGGACGCGGGCTCCGACGTCCTGAACATGTCGGGCCGCGCCGTACGGACGGCCGACGGGTGGCGCATCACGGCCAACAAGATGTACATCACGAAGGCGCCGTTCGCGGAGTACTTGTTCGTCGTCGTCTACACGGACAAGGAGGCGCGGCGCAATGGGCTGAGCGCGTTCCTCGTCGATACGAGCACGCCAGGCGTGACCGTCGAGAAGATGGACAAGCTCGGCCACTGGTCGATGGAGACCGGCATGGTCTACCTCGACTGCGAGCTCCCGGCGGAGGCGCTGCTCGGCGAGGAAGGGCGCGGGCTGGAGTACGTCGGCGAGACGCTAGAGCTGGGTCGGGTGAACCACGCTTCCCGCAGCCTGGGTGTGGCCAGGGCGGCGTACGACGCCGCGGTGGCGTACGCCCACGATCGGTCGACGTTCGGCAGGCCGATCAACCAGCATCAGGCGATCCAGTTCAAGCTCGCACGGATGCTGACCACCGTGCGTTCGGCGGCGCTGCATGTCAGGGATGCGGCCGTACGAGTCGAGCAGGGCCAGACGACCACCGGCGCCACGAACATGGCGAAGCTGGTTGCCAGTGAAGCGGCCGTCTCCGTCGCGACCGACGCTATGCAGGTGTTCGGCGGAATGTCCTACATCATGGAGACGCCTGTGCAGCGCTTCTTGCGCGACGCGTTCTTGTATCCGGTCAGCGAAGGCACCAGCGAAATTCAACTGCGCAATATCGCACGACTCACGGGGATCGTATCTACCACGGGGTGCGGCCACTAA